A portion of the Stigmatella aurantiaca DW4/3-1 genome contains these proteins:
- a CDS encoding DUF3105 domain-containing protein yields MSRLPFALPFLVFTLVACGDTDSPPEGCEDFEFTLAPAVTAPHVSCSSIACGNGTNPPTAGPHCGTTLSCRVFDSEQPPCIWLHNLEHGHAVFLYDCPEGCPEEVAKLVEAQKTARTGSNGVLRALVAPTQGLPKRVAALLWRRMYLTDSADPAALRCLLQLQDVDAPEPGLTCSP; encoded by the coding sequence ATGAGCCGACTGCCTTTCGCCCTTCCTTTCCTGGTTTTCACACTCGTGGCCTGTGGTGACACGGACTCGCCCCCGGAGGGGTGCGAAGACTTCGAGTTCACCCTGGCCCCGGCGGTGACCGCTCCGCACGTCTCCTGCTCGAGCATCGCTTGCGGAAATGGGACGAACCCGCCCACCGCGGGCCCCCATTGCGGCACGACGCTGTCCTGCAGGGTTTTCGACAGTGAGCAGCCCCCCTGCATCTGGCTGCACAACCTGGAGCACGGTCACGCCGTCTTCCTCTATGACTGCCCGGAAGGATGCCCCGAGGAGGTGGCGAAGCTCGTGGAGGCCCAAAAAACAGCGCGCACGGGGAGCAACGGGGTCCTGCGGGCCCTGGTTGCCCCCACCCAAGGGCTGCCCAAGCGCGTGGCGGCCCTCCTGTGGCGCCGGATGTACCTGACGGACAGCGCGGACCCTGCCGCCCTCCGGTGCCTGCTTCAGCTTCAGGACGTGGATGCCCCGGAGCCAGGACTCACCTGTTCTCCCTGA
- a CDS encoding M2 family metallopeptidase translates to MIRPPFVLPLLRAACAAVALLALPSAAQQGKATPEEAKQFVERLNADLKRLWTKQATAEWIKSTYITDDTERNAASINEEVLAYLNQAIKDSRRFDGLKLDPDTARMIHLLKVNSAIAAPSDAQKRSELASSAAKLEGLYGKGKYCSKDKAGKELCRDLGQLSDVMASSRNYDELLDVWVGWHSIAPPMRPLYERFVALGNEGAKEIGFANIGNLWKSAYDMPPEQFEQDTQRLWQQVKPLYDELHCYVRARLAKKYGADKVPAGKPIPAHLLGNMWAQEWNNIYPLVEPYAGQASLDVSAAIQKQRYDAKKMVQLGEKFFTSLGLKPLPATFWERSQFTQPRDRDVVCHASAWDVTYDNDLRIKMCIKPTEEDLVTIHHELGHDYYFTYYYTLPVLYQSGAHDGFHEAIGDAITLSITPGYLQQAGLLKSVPRNDKNLINLQLKDALEKVAFLPFGLLIDQWRWDVFAGKTAPEDYNKAWWALREKYQGVAAPVARSEKDFDPGAKYHVPANVPYTRYFLARILQFQFHKAMCEAAGHQGALHECSVYGNKEAGKRLQAMLEMGASKPWPEALQAMTGQRQMDATPLLDYFSPLRSWLKEQNKGQQCGW, encoded by the coding sequence ATGATTCGACCCCCCTTCGTGTTGCCCCTCCTCCGCGCGGCCTGTGCGGCCGTGGCGCTGCTGGCCTTGCCCTCCGCCGCTCAACAAGGCAAGGCCACACCCGAGGAGGCGAAGCAGTTTGTCGAGCGGCTGAACGCCGATCTCAAGCGTCTCTGGACGAAGCAGGCGACCGCCGAGTGGATCAAATCCACGTACATCACCGACGACACCGAGCGGAATGCCGCCTCGATCAACGAAGAGGTCCTCGCCTACCTGAACCAGGCCATCAAGGACTCCCGGCGCTTTGATGGGTTGAAGCTGGATCCAGACACGGCCCGGATGATCCACCTGCTCAAGGTGAACTCCGCCATCGCCGCGCCTTCGGATGCGCAGAAGCGCTCAGAGCTGGCCTCCAGCGCCGCCAAGCTCGAAGGCCTGTATGGCAAGGGCAAGTACTGCTCCAAGGACAAGGCCGGGAAGGAGTTGTGCCGGGATCTGGGACAGCTCTCGGACGTGATGGCCTCGAGCCGGAACTATGACGAACTGCTGGATGTGTGGGTGGGGTGGCACTCCATCGCCCCCCCCATGCGTCCGCTCTATGAGCGCTTCGTGGCGCTCGGCAACGAGGGCGCCAAGGAGATCGGCTTCGCCAACATCGGCAACCTCTGGAAGTCCGCCTACGACATGCCGCCCGAGCAGTTCGAGCAAGACACACAGCGCCTCTGGCAGCAGGTGAAGCCGCTCTATGACGAGCTCCACTGCTACGTGCGTGCCCGGCTGGCGAAGAAGTACGGCGCGGACAAGGTTCCCGCGGGCAAGCCCATCCCCGCGCACCTGCTGGGCAACATGTGGGCGCAGGAGTGGAACAACATCTATCCGCTCGTGGAGCCCTACGCGGGGCAGGCCAGCCTGGACGTGAGCGCGGCGATCCAGAAGCAGCGCTACGACGCCAAGAAGATGGTTCAGCTCGGCGAGAAGTTCTTTACCTCCCTGGGCCTCAAGCCCTTGCCGGCCACGTTCTGGGAGCGCTCCCAGTTCACCCAGCCGAGAGATCGCGACGTGGTGTGTCACGCCAGCGCTTGGGATGTGACCTACGACAATGACCTGCGCATCAAGATGTGCATCAAGCCCACCGAGGAGGATCTGGTCACCATCCACCACGAGCTCGGCCACGACTACTACTTCACCTATTACTACACGCTGCCCGTGCTCTATCAGTCGGGGGCCCATGATGGCTTCCACGAGGCCATCGGCGATGCCATCACCCTGTCCATCACCCCGGGCTATCTCCAGCAGGCGGGCCTGCTCAAGAGCGTGCCGCGCAACGACAAGAACCTCATCAACCTCCAGCTCAAGGACGCGCTGGAGAAGGTGGCCTTCCTGCCGTTCGGCTTGTTGATCGACCAGTGGCGCTGGGACGTGTTCGCCGGGAAGACCGCCCCGGAGGACTACAACAAGGCCTGGTGGGCCCTGCGGGAGAAGTACCAGGGGGTGGCCGCGCCCGTGGCCCGGAGCGAGAAGGACTTCGATCCGGGCGCCAAGTACCACGTGCCGGCGAATGTGCCGTACACGCGGTATTTCCTGGCCCGCATCCTCCAGTTCCAGTTCCACAAGGCCATGTGCGAGGCGGCGGGCCATCAGGGCGCGCTGCACGAGTGCTCCGTCTACGGGAACAAGGAGGCGGGAAAGAGGCTTCAAGCCATGCTGGAGATGGGGGCGAGCAAGCCGTGGCCGGAGGCGCTCCAAGCCATGACGGGGCAGCGCCAGATGGATGCCACGCCGCTGCTCGATTATTTCAGCCCGCTCCGAAGTTGGCTGAAGGAGCAGAACAAGGGGCAGCAGTGCGGCTGGTAG
- a CDS encoding cold-shock protein: MATGTVKWFNDAKGFGFITQDGGGEDVFCHHSAINMDGFRTLQEGQKVEFEVTRGPKGLQAQNVRSIP; the protein is encoded by the coding sequence ATGGCTACTGGTACCGTGAAGTGGTTCAACGATGCGAAGGGCTTCGGCTTTATTACTCAGGACGGAGGTGGCGAGGACGTGTTCTGCCATCACTCCGCCATCAACATGGATGGCTTCCGCACCCTTCAGGAGGGGCAGAAGGTCGAGTTCGAGGTGACCCGCGGTCCCAAGGGTCTGCAAGCCCAGAACGTGCGTTCCATCCCCTGA
- a CDS encoding FKBP-type peptidyl-prolyl cis-trans isomerase, whose protein sequence is MRKTLLATVAAGLLASGAQAQGTPKAQPPAPAQPAGAASPALDSDDAKTIYAFGYNMGKGLGVFGLSAAEFEIFQRALLEGNAGTPPAVEVDQYAQRLQALTRARQAKVSEMFLEKAAQEKGAVKLPSGVVYKELKAGTGPSPKAADTVSVHYRGTLTNGEEFDSSIKRNQPAEFPLNGVIKCWTEGVQKMKVGTKAKLTCPAKTAYAERPPTGSKIPPNAVLEFEVELLGIPGDTSRR, encoded by the coding sequence ATGAGAAAGACGTTGTTGGCGACGGTGGCAGCCGGCCTGTTGGCCTCTGGAGCACAGGCCCAAGGCACACCCAAGGCCCAGCCCCCTGCTCCGGCACAGCCCGCGGGGGCGGCCTCCCCGGCACTCGACTCAGACGACGCGAAGACGATCTACGCGTTTGGCTACAACATGGGAAAAGGGCTCGGGGTTTTCGGCCTGTCCGCTGCTGAATTCGAGATTTTCCAGCGCGCCCTCCTCGAGGGAAACGCAGGAACGCCCCCCGCCGTGGAGGTCGACCAGTACGCCCAACGGCTCCAAGCGCTGACCCGGGCCCGCCAAGCCAAGGTCAGCGAAATGTTCCTGGAGAAGGCGGCCCAAGAGAAGGGCGCCGTGAAGCTCCCCTCGGGCGTCGTCTACAAGGAGCTGAAGGCCGGCACCGGCCCCAGCCCCAAGGCCGCCGACACCGTGAGCGTCCACTACCGGGGCACGCTCACCAACGGCGAGGAGTTCGACAGCTCGATCAAGCGCAACCAGCCCGCCGAGTTCCCCCTCAACGGGGTCATCAAGTGCTGGACGGAGGGCGTCCAGAAGATGAAGGTGGGCACGAAGGCGAAGCTCACCTGCCCCGCGAAGACGGCTTACGCGGAGCGCCCACCCACCGGCTCGAAGATCCCCCCGAACGCCGTGCTGGAGTTCGAGGTGGAGCTGCTCGGCATCCCCGGCGATACCTCCCGGAGGTAG
- a CDS encoding PilZ domain-containing protein yields MREQRKAKRAPIDIYLNKYMGGVPYMTRASDISQEGLSLAQLIEPSHHAKRVGLQFQLPGSEEVIYAEGEVVREWAELDLAQRERSGVRFTLLTERHRKMIDAYISTREDRGN; encoded by the coding sequence ATGCGCGAGCAGCGGAAGGCGAAGCGGGCCCCAATCGACATCTACCTGAACAAGTACATGGGGGGCGTGCCGTATATGACCCGGGCCTCCGATATCAGCCAGGAGGGCTTGAGCCTCGCGCAGCTCATCGAGCCGAGCCACCACGCCAAGCGGGTGGGCCTCCAGTTCCAGCTTCCGGGTTCCGAGGAAGTCATCTACGCGGAAGGGGAAGTGGTCCGCGAGTGGGCCGAGCTGGACCTGGCCCAGCGCGAGCGGTCGGGGGTGCGGTTCACCCTCCTGACCGAGCGGCACCGCAAGATGATCGACGCCTACATCAGCACGAGGGAAGATCGGGGGAACTGA
- a CDS encoding LPP20 family lipoprotein, which yields MKRSLWMVVLGVPWMALGQAKEAKSPVPVAVMASPKAGVDWKEGVLRATGAGAPDVRASNPAQARLGAERAAKNDAYRNLLRQLEGVPLRAGQTVGEAMAQEEVRGRVEETLRGFKISHKRYYSDSGVEMDAEVPLPALVSALVPASAPGIVLNKQGPKKYTGLVVDARGLGATPVLAPVLVDAAGHPVYGVDALSRRTTAVAVYPEGLDEARKSSLVGEKPLVVKAVRLQGSDLVLADEALKQLAESDVSFLAEGRVAIVTR from the coding sequence GTGAAGCGCTCGCTGTGGATGGTGGTCTTGGGGGTTCCTTGGATGGCGCTGGGCCAGGCCAAGGAGGCGAAATCCCCGGTCCCCGTGGCGGTCATGGCCTCCCCCAAGGCCGGGGTGGATTGGAAGGAAGGGGTTCTGCGCGCCACCGGCGCTGGGGCGCCGGACGTGCGGGCCTCCAATCCAGCTCAGGCCCGGTTGGGCGCGGAGCGGGCGGCGAAGAACGACGCCTACCGCAACCTGCTGCGGCAGCTCGAAGGGGTTCCCCTTCGCGCGGGCCAGACAGTGGGGGAAGCGATGGCCCAAGAAGAGGTCCGAGGCCGTGTTGAGGAAACCCTTCGTGGCTTCAAGATCTCCCACAAGCGCTACTATTCGGACAGCGGGGTGGAGATGGACGCCGAGGTGCCCTTGCCGGCGCTCGTGTCCGCGTTGGTGCCTGCCTCGGCCCCGGGCATCGTGCTGAACAAGCAGGGCCCGAAGAAGTACACCGGCTTGGTCGTGGATGCGCGAGGGCTGGGCGCGACGCCGGTGCTGGCGCCGGTGCTGGTGGATGCGGCAGGTCACCCGGTCTATGGCGTGGACGCGCTGTCGCGCCGGACCACCGCCGTGGCGGTGTACCCCGAGGGGCTGGACGAGGCCCGGAAGAGTTCCTTGGTGGGGGAAAAGCCACTGGTGGTGAAGGCGGTGCGGCTCCAAGGCTCGGATCTGGTCCTGGCCGACGAGGCCCTGAAGCAGCTCGCGGAATCGGATGTCTCCTTCCTGGCCGAAGGGCGTGTGGCGATCGTCACGCGGTGA
- a CDS encoding PEGA domain-containing protein: MRLLRTRGFMLVLGALGCAARPEEPGALVQARKLMRGAESQSGNLILRCDPPEAEVALDGVTQGVCSDFQGTPRGLQVGEGLHQIEVRLEGHWPYTTYLEPQGARTTLNVRLQSKAGPAP; encoded by the coding sequence ATGAGGCTTCTGCGCACACGGGGGTTCATGCTGGTGCTGGGGGCGTTGGGGTGTGCCGCCCGCCCGGAGGAACCCGGGGCCTTGGTCCAGGCCCGGAAGCTGATGCGCGGGGCCGAGTCCCAAAGTGGAAACCTCATCCTGAGGTGCGATCCGCCAGAGGCGGAGGTCGCGCTGGACGGAGTCACTCAAGGGGTTTGCAGCGACTTCCAAGGCACCCCCCGGGGGTTGCAGGTGGGCGAGGGGCTGCACCAGATCGAGGTGCGGCTGGAAGGCCACTGGCCCTACACCACCTATCTTGAGCCGCAGGGGGCTCGAACCACCTTGAACGTCCGGCTCCAGTCCAAGGCGGGGCCTGCTCCCTGA
- a CDS encoding uracil-DNA glycosylase — protein MTQLEALHAEITQCRACPRLVAWREEVAQVKRRAFQDWTYWGRAVPGFGDPRARLLIVGLAPAAHGANRTGRFFTGDRSGDFLMAGLYRAGFANQPLSQHAGDGLKLRGAYITAAARCAPPENKPLPGELARCAPFIDRELALLPTRVFLALGAIAWGAALTVLARTGVVLPKPRPVFAHGAEWALPGGRTLVGCYHVSQQNTQTGLLTPAMFDAVMVRVQRLLEEAPA, from the coding sequence GTGACGCAGCTCGAGGCACTTCATGCGGAAATCACCCAGTGCCGGGCCTGTCCCAGGCTGGTGGCTTGGCGCGAGGAAGTGGCGCAGGTCAAACGCCGGGCGTTCCAGGATTGGACGTACTGGGGCCGGGCGGTTCCCGGCTTTGGGGATCCCCGGGCCCGGCTGCTCATCGTGGGCTTGGCCCCCGCGGCGCATGGTGCCAACCGGACGGGCCGTTTCTTCACGGGAGATCGTTCGGGAGATTTCCTCATGGCGGGGCTGTACCGGGCGGGATTCGCCAACCAGCCGCTGAGCCAGCACGCAGGAGACGGTTTGAAGCTGCGAGGGGCTTACATCACCGCGGCGGCGCGCTGTGCCCCTCCCGAGAACAAACCTCTGCCCGGCGAGCTGGCCCGCTGTGCCCCCTTCATTGATCGGGAGCTGGCGCTGCTGCCCACGCGGGTGTTCCTGGCGTTGGGGGCCATTGCCTGGGGGGCTGCTTTGACCGTGCTGGCGCGCACCGGAGTGGTCCTCCCCAAACCCCGGCCGGTCTTCGCCCATGGGGCGGAGTGGGCGCTACCAGGCGGCCGGACCCTCGTGGGCTGCTACCACGTCAGCCAGCAGAACACGCAGACGGGGCTGCTCACCCCGGCCATGTTCGATGCCGTGATGGTCCGGGTCCAGCGGTTGTTGGAGGAGGCGCCGGCGTGA
- the thrS gene encoding threonine--tRNA ligase: MSDIITVTLPDGSQKQTARGTSIADFVREGIGAGLAKAALFARVNGQDMDLARPLTEDAKLQIFTTKSTEALELIRHDAAHLVASAVQRLFPGTQVTIGPATEEGFYYDFFREKPFTPEDLEKIEAEANAEIARNLPFVRKEVSMEEAVRLFEEKGEKFKVEIIQDIAAKGAKTLTLYSHGDWVDFCLGPHGPSTGRVGVIKILSSSGAYWRGDHRNPMLQRIYGTAFLDKKALQEYLTRIEESKKRDHRKLGKELDLFHFHPFAPGSAFWSPKGTTLYQTLSQWMRRLTAETGYVEIKTPLMFNKGLWEASGHWGKYKENMFLVLDNESGEHDFSLKPMNCPSHHLYFGFKRHSYRDLPLRLHTQDVLHRNEAAGSLGGLTRVRQFAQDDAHIYCTEDQIGDEVRRFVKLLDHVYNAVGLKYSAKFSTRPEQRLGEDALWDRAESALEGVLKTLGVPYEVKPGEGAFYGPKIDFDVSDSIGRKWQLGTIQLDYLAAQRFDLKYIGEDNAEHRPVVLHRAIYGSFERFIAILIEHFAGAFPAWLAPIQAVLVTVADRQLDYARKVRDQLRAKGFRVELDDRGQSLNAKIREWQIQKLPFTLVIGDNEVEAGGVAPRRYGGEDLKSMKLEDFEALLSKEAALP, from the coding sequence ATGTCCGACATCATCACGGTGACACTCCCTGATGGCAGCCAGAAGCAGACGGCCCGGGGCACCAGCATCGCGGACTTCGTGCGGGAAGGGATCGGTGCCGGTCTGGCCAAGGCGGCCCTCTTCGCGCGCGTCAATGGCCAGGACATGGACCTGGCCCGTCCGCTGACCGAGGACGCGAAGCTCCAAATCTTCACCACCAAGAGCACCGAGGCGTTGGAGCTCATCCGCCACGATGCCGCGCACCTGGTCGCCAGCGCCGTGCAGCGCCTGTTTCCGGGCACCCAGGTGACGATCGGTCCGGCGACGGAGGAGGGCTTCTATTACGACTTCTTCCGGGAGAAGCCCTTCACGCCCGAGGATCTGGAGAAGATCGAGGCCGAGGCCAATGCCGAGATCGCCCGGAACCTGCCCTTCGTCCGCAAGGAAGTCTCCATGGAGGAGGCGGTGCGCCTCTTCGAGGAGAAGGGCGAGAAGTTCAAGGTCGAGATCATCCAGGACATTGCCGCCAAGGGGGCGAAGACGCTGACGCTCTACAGCCACGGGGACTGGGTGGATTTCTGCCTGGGGCCCCATGGTCCGAGCACCGGCCGCGTCGGCGTCATCAAGATCCTGTCCTCCAGCGGTGCCTACTGGCGTGGCGATCACCGCAATCCGATGCTCCAGCGCATCTATGGCACGGCCTTCTTGGACAAGAAGGCCCTGCAGGAATACCTGACGCGCATCGAGGAGTCGAAGAAGCGCGACCACCGCAAGCTGGGCAAGGAACTGGACCTGTTCCACTTCCACCCGTTCGCGCCAGGCTCGGCGTTCTGGTCGCCCAAGGGGACCACGCTCTACCAGACCCTCTCGCAGTGGATGCGGCGGCTCACGGCCGAGACAGGGTACGTGGAGATCAAGACCCCCCTGATGTTCAACAAGGGGTTGTGGGAGGCCAGCGGCCACTGGGGCAAGTACAAGGAGAACATGTTCCTGGTGCTCGACAACGAGTCCGGCGAGCACGACTTCTCCCTCAAGCCGATGAACTGCCCGTCGCACCACCTGTACTTCGGGTTCAAGCGGCACAGCTACCGGGACCTGCCGCTGCGGCTGCACACCCAGGATGTGCTCCACCGCAACGAGGCGGCAGGGTCCCTCGGCGGGCTCACCCGGGTGCGGCAGTTCGCCCAGGACGACGCGCACATCTACTGCACGGAGGACCAGATTGGCGACGAGGTCCGCCGCTTCGTGAAGCTGCTCGACCACGTCTACAACGCCGTGGGCCTGAAGTACTCGGCCAAGTTCTCCACCCGGCCCGAGCAGCGCCTGGGAGAGGACGCCCTCTGGGATCGGGCGGAGTCAGCGCTGGAAGGCGTGCTCAAGACGCTCGGCGTGCCCTACGAGGTCAAGCCGGGAGAGGGGGCCTTCTATGGCCCGAAGATCGACTTCGACGTGTCCGACAGCATTGGCCGCAAGTGGCAGCTGGGCACCATCCAGCTCGACTACCTGGCCGCCCAGCGCTTCGATCTGAAGTACATCGGCGAGGACAATGCCGAGCACCGCCCGGTGGTCCTCCACCGCGCCATTTACGGCTCCTTCGAGCGCTTCATCGCCATCCTCATCGAGCACTTCGCGGGGGCCTTCCCCGCCTGGCTGGCGCCGATCCAGGCGGTGCTCGTGACGGTGGCGGACCGTCAACTGGACTACGCCCGGAAGGTTCGCGACCAACTGCGCGCCAAGGGCTTTCGCGTGGAGCTGGATGACCGGGGCCAGTCCCTCAACGCCAAGATTCGCGAGTGGCAGATCCAGAAGCTCCCCTTCACCCTGGTCATTGGCGACAACGAGGTCGAAGCCGGGGGGGTGGCCCCGCGGCGCTACGGGGGCGAGGACCTCAAGAGCATGAAGCTGGAGGACTTCGAGGCCCTCCTGAGCAAAGAGGCAGCCCTCCCTTGA
- the infC gene encoding translation initiation factor IF-3 has translation MEDVHIVRDQRTNRRIRAREVRVVGSAGEQLGVLSIEAALERAQSEGLDLVEVNPMAKPPVCKIMDYGKFKYEEKKKASEAKKKQVVVHLKEVKLRPKTEEHDYEFKVRNVKRFLEEGNKAKVTIVFRGREITHKELGSAILDDVNKDLKEVAVVEQAPRMEGRQMFMILAPNPKVAQRARDLARQQAQAKAEAQASKKGEGGGKGEGGKAEGDKEEARPAGKPAETPPAPPVPPQGQASGAAAPGGTK, from the coding sequence TTGGAGGATGTTCACATCGTACGCGACCAAAGAACGAATCGCCGTATCCGTGCTCGCGAGGTCCGTGTCGTCGGATCGGCTGGTGAGCAGCTCGGCGTCCTTTCGATCGAAGCAGCCCTAGAGCGCGCTCAGTCCGAGGGGTTGGACCTCGTCGAGGTCAACCCCATGGCCAAGCCGCCGGTCTGCAAGATCATGGACTACGGCAAGTTCAAGTACGAGGAAAAGAAGAAGGCCTCGGAAGCCAAGAAAAAGCAGGTCGTGGTTCACCTCAAAGAGGTGAAGCTCCGCCCCAAGACGGAAGAGCACGACTACGAGTTCAAGGTTCGCAACGTCAAACGGTTCCTCGAAGAGGGAAACAAGGCCAAGGTCACGATCGTGTTCCGCGGCCGGGAGATCACGCACAAGGAGTTGGGGAGCGCGATCCTGGATGACGTCAACAAGGACCTGAAGGAAGTGGCGGTCGTCGAGCAGGCGCCTCGCATGGAAGGGCGCCAGATGTTCATGATCCTCGCGCCCAACCCGAAGGTGGCGCAGCGGGCACGAGATCTGGCAAGACAGCAGGCGCAGGCCAAGGCCGAGGCCCAGGCGTCGAAGAAGGGCGAAGGGGGCGGGAAGGGCGAAGGGGGCAAGGCGGAGGGCGACAAGGAAGAGGCTCGGCCGGCGGGCAAGCCCGCGGAGACTCCTCCGGCGCCTCCGGTTCCCCCTCAGGGGCAGGCGTCCGGGGCTGCGGCACCGGGTGGAACGAAGTAG
- the rpmI gene encoding 50S ribosomal protein L35: MPKLKTRSSAKKRLQVKKSGKVKHGKAYGKHLFTHAKTPAQKRRNRGTGHLRDMDAKKVIKEMFPYGAN, from the coding sequence ATGCCCAAGTTGAAGACTCGGAGCAGTGCAAAGAAGCGGTTGCAGGTGAAGAAGAGCGGCAAGGTGAAGCACGGCAAGGCCTACGGCAAGCACCTCTTCACCCACGCGAAGACCCCCGCCCAGAAGCGGCGCAACCGCGGAACGGGTCACCTTCGCGACATGGATGCCAAGAAGGTCATCAAGGAGATGTTCCCCTACGGGGCGAACTAG
- the rplT gene encoding 50S ribosomal protein L20, whose amino-acid sequence MRVKKGFKARRRRNRILKLAKGYRGRRKNCYKRANQAVERALDYATRDRAVRKRNFRSLWIVRINAAARGVGLSYSKLIAGLAKAKISLDRKVLADLAVADPSGFTAVANIAKAA is encoded by the coding sequence ATGCGCGTCAAGAAGGGCTTCAAGGCCCGTCGCCGTCGTAATCGGATTTTGAAGCTGGCCAAGGGTTACCGCGGCCGCCGGAAGAACTGCTACAAGCGCGCCAACCAGGCCGTGGAGCGGGCGCTCGACTACGCCACCCGCGACCGCGCGGTGCGCAAGCGCAACTTCCGTTCGCTGTGGATCGTCCGCATCAACGCGGCGGCCCGTGGCGTGGGGCTGTCCTACTCGAAGCTGATCGCCGGCCTGGCCAAGGCGAAGATCTCGCTGGACCGCAAGGTGCTGGCGGACCTGGCCGTCGCGGATCCTTCGGGCTTTACCGCCGTCGCCAACATCGCGAAGGCGGCCTGA
- the pheS gene encoding phenylalanine--tRNA ligase subunit alpha, with protein MRDRLETLADAARRDITVASEVSAVEALRIRYLGKKGELSGVLGGMGKLPPEERKALGEVANQVKTEIEKLLAEALRRAEEAALEAELKGPRLDVTLPGRAVTPGSRHPVSRTMEEIVRTFARLGFEVAVGPEIELDYFNFEALNLPKDHPARDMQDTFYVDEASLGHVQKADSPVLLRTHTSPVQVRYMLARKPPVRVVVPGRVYRRDSDITHTPMFHQVEGLLVDKDVSFAELKGTLDAFVKAFFGSDTRTRFRPSFFPFTEPSAEVDISCTSCGGKGCRICKMTGWLEVLGSGMVHPNVFTSSGYDPREVTGYAFGMGVERIAMLHYRIDDLRMMFENDARFLEQF; from the coding sequence ATGCGAGACCGCTTGGAGACCCTCGCGGATGCGGCGCGGCGGGACATCACCGTTGCGTCCGAAGTGTCCGCCGTCGAGGCGTTGAGGATCCGCTACCTGGGCAAGAAGGGCGAGCTGTCGGGCGTGCTCGGGGGCATGGGCAAGCTGCCTCCCGAGGAGCGCAAGGCGCTGGGCGAGGTGGCCAACCAGGTCAAGACGGAGATCGAAAAGCTCCTGGCGGAGGCCCTGCGGCGTGCCGAGGAAGCCGCCCTGGAGGCCGAGCTGAAAGGCCCCCGGCTGGATGTGACGCTGCCCGGCCGCGCGGTGACTCCTGGCAGCCGGCACCCCGTGTCGCGGACGATGGAGGAGATTGTCCGCACGTTCGCCCGGTTGGGGTTCGAGGTGGCCGTGGGCCCCGAGATCGAACTGGACTACTTCAACTTCGAGGCGCTCAACCTCCCGAAGGATCACCCTGCCCGGGACATGCAGGACACCTTCTATGTGGACGAGGCCTCGCTCGGACACGTGCAAAAGGCCGACAGCCCTGTGTTGTTGCGCACCCACACCTCCCCGGTTCAGGTGCGCTACATGCTGGCCCGTAAGCCGCCCGTTCGGGTGGTGGTGCCCGGACGGGTCTATCGCCGGGACTCGGACATCACCCACACCCCCATGTTCCACCAGGTGGAAGGCCTGCTCGTGGACAAGGACGTGAGCTTCGCGGAGCTCAAGGGCACGCTGGATGCCTTCGTGAAGGCGTTCTTCGGCTCGGACACACGCACGCGCTTCAGGCCGTCCTTCTTCCCCTTCACCGAGCCCTCGGCGGAGGTGGACATCTCCTGCACCTCATGCGGTGGGAAGGGCTGCCGGATCTGCAAGATGACCGGTTGGCTGGAGGTGCTGGGCAGCGGCATGGTGCATCCCAACGTCTTTACCTCCAGCGGGTACGATCCGCGCGAGGTGACGGGCTATGCCTTCGGCATGGGCGTCGAGCGCATCGCCATGTTGCACTACCGCATCGACGACCTGCGCATGATGTTCGAGAACGACGCGCGCTTCCTCGAGCAGTTCTGA